The following are from one region of the Gryllotalpicola protaetiae genome:
- a CDS encoding cold-shock protein has product MATGTVKWFNSEKGYGFISPDDGSADVFAHFSAISGGGFRNLEEGQKVEFDTERGQKGPQAANIRPVQG; this is encoded by the coding sequence ATGGCCACCGGCACCGTCAAATGGTTCAACTCGGAGAAGGGCTACGGCTTCATCTCCCCCGACGACGGCTCGGCCGACGTCTTCGCCCACTTCTCCGCCATCTCAGGCGGCGGCTTCCGCAACCTCGAAGAGGGGCAGAAGGTCGAATTCGACACCGAGCGCGGCCAGAAGGGCCCGCAGGCTGCGAACATCCGCCCCGTCCAGGGCTGA